A genomic region of Bactrocera dorsalis isolate Fly_Bdor chromosome 3, ASM2337382v1, whole genome shotgun sequence contains the following coding sequences:
- the 41 gene encoding protein 4.1 homolog isoform X4 has translation MPAETKTATAGTEADTPTKSKKANTTGKAGLARVTLLDGSLLDVTIDRKAKGRDLINTICAGLNIVEKDYFGLTYDTPSDPRTWLDLDKPVSKFFRSDPWVLQFAVKFYPPEPSQLQEDITRYQLCLQVRNDILEGRLPCTFVTHALLGSYLVQSEMGDYDPKEMPDRRYLKDFKIAPNQTPELEDKVMDLHKTHKGQAPAEAELHYLENAKKLAMYGVDLHPAKDSEGVDIMLGVCASGLLVYRDKLRINRFAWPKILKISYKRHHFYIKIRPGDFEQFESTIGFKLASHQAAKKLWKSCVEHHTFFRLMTPEPPTKSSLFPRFGSKYRYSGRTLYESKRNPIDRTAPKFDRSLSGRRLTSRSMDALAMAEKEKDAQKRHTMGHPPEHIPDFESPRSRSPLKKDKKEKADAEKEAKLKKKQQEKEEKERKEREKKEKEALEKAAKEKAAKEKAAKAAAGAAAAGINGNDDLNDSNKSEKSGKGRGGGLFSSGRKSKSSSPTKESKDKDKSGKAKDGKSGELVYADLELAAANNQANDDNNRASRQPGHTRPYEYSDGTGETSPTRKSYIPGGFRYDQDPQSGRQAGQDGDGQLSPTAAQKKTAIAFNYAPGHDDTLKKTAEKLKSGQLSPRTREKINKGQLSPTTRAKLLKEANLSPTTRAKLQGSAVDAAAAPLTDAQKRSYSPTKGQSAGYTSGAPGSYKPLVDPTAAFLESERYNRDPSAGAGAAAGKAATDGKGAAVAGSPTGKGRGSTPVTPTKAGSGLAAGAAAGGAAAKPKKKRVKIMVITSKFDPNTKRIDAENGVIEHSTGILDPETGLIDSKYGQLDPKNGTLLALNTKTGKNEIYQGDVDPKTGNVHLVSGVADPNTGRLDESLGQIICVTPQDNPVVELIVITSRIDPATGKVDTVNGEVERSLGVLNVDSGLLDTKYGEINTRTGELKAIDPKTGKIVVTKNVKVDPSTGQITLLGVTDPKTGKLDNTQGRIIEVGQQIDPIVEVTSLAGKYDSKKNIIDPKTAQVETSGGQFDPKAGKIDTKYGQIDLVKHTITFTDPKSGKTVTRDIKIDPATGQIVLKNQINPKNNKPDKDYARIISLRIVQQRVDPKTKAPIAQVSSAKDKEIIVDPKSNQIWMPTGASDPNTKESQYISSSVDPKTGYVITIYGYLDPKTNEIKKQNKLDPNTTKIEPSSGKIYTATGDVDKTTGEPLYATTQVDPESGDVYTKVGRVDPKTGKIVIVRVLLISKTDERGRPEEIDPATCEIDPVSGRILKFFNKTVYVYTMIDPVTGEIVQVDPNDPRFAGARTTVTQTMTLTGEIDPVTGRIKSEYGDIDPNTGDIDPATAVRDPVTGKLILNYAQIDPSHFGKEAQVSTTTETVPITREQFFEGVKHMGKNALRRDSEASSDDDMTQQYGSEHVKDMVLNSPKNADGTTVTTTTTKQTGKFGTPTVVKTTTKQVLTKNDDGVTHNVEEEVRNLGTGEVTYSTQEHKADADVSGAYVTATAVTTRTATTHEDLGKKAKTEQLEEKTVATTRTHDPNKQEQRVVTQEVKTTATVTSGDQFRDRGDSISSTSSGDSGTPIDGPYDGSSVVRTAYEKGHGSYAAVPGPHVEQTRVILGEDTPGYSGHGEIVSTQTLSSKTRTVETITYKTERDGIVETRVEQKITIQSDGDPIDHDKALAEAIQEATAMNPDMTVEKIEIQQQTQ, from the exons ATGCCAGCGGAAACGAAAACTGCCACCGCTGGAACCGAGGCTGACACGCCTACCAAGAGCAAAAAAGCGAATACGACCGGAAAGGCGGGACTGGCGCGTGTCACGCTACTCGACGGCTCTCTACTTGATGTCACGATTGAT CGCAAAGCGAAAGGTCGCGATCTGATAAATACCATTTGTGCGGGCCTCAATATTGTGGAGAAGGACTATTTCGGTCTTACTTATGACACACCATCCGATCCACGCACTTGGTTGGATTTGGATAAGCCGGTTTCAAAGTTTTTCCGTTCTGATCCGTGGGTGCTGCAATTCGCTGTGAAATTTTACCCACCGGAACCATCACAGCTGCAAGAGGATATTACACGCTATCAGCTGTGTCTGCAAGTGCGCAATGACATACTCGAAGGTCGTTTGCCGTGTACATTCGTCACACATGCGCTGCTCGGCTCGTACCTGGTGCAATCGGAGATGGGCGACTATGATCCGAAGGAAATGCCAGATCGTCGCTATTTGAAGGACTTCAAAATAGCACCAAATCAAACGCCGGAATTGGAAGATAAGGTCATGGATTTGCACAAGACACATAA GGGTCAAGCACCGGCCGAGGCAGAACTACATTACTTAGAAAACGCCAAGAAGCTAGCCATGTACGGTGTTGATTTGCATCCAGCAAAGGATTCGGAGGGCGTTGACATTATGCTGGGTGTCTGTGCATCCGGTTTGCTGGTTTACCGCGACAA ACTACGTATCAATCGCTTCGCTTGGCCGAAGATTCTAAAGATTTCGTATAAGCGCCATCATTTCTACATCAAAATACGTCCCGGCGATTTTGAGCAATTCGAATCGACCATTGGTTTTAAATTGGCCAGTCATCAGGCTGCGAAGAAATTGTGGAAGTCGTGTGTGGAACATCACACATTCTTCCGGCTCATGACACCAGAGCCGCCGACCAAGTCATCACTGTTCCCACGTTTTGGCTCCAAGTACCGTTATTCCGGACGTACTTTGTACGAAAGCAAACGGAATCCAATCGATCGCACAGCACCGAAGTTCGATCGTAGCTTGTCGGGCCGACGTCTAACCTCGCGCAGCATGGATG CGCTCGCTATGGCCGAAAAGGAGAAGGATGCTCAGAAACGTCACACCATGGGACATCCACCAGAGCATATACCCGATTTTGAGTCGCCACGCAGTCGCAGTCCATTGAAAAAGGATAAAAAGGAGAAG GCCGACGCCGAAAAGGAGGCCAAATTGAAGAAGAAACAACAAGAAAAGGAGGAGAAAGAACGCAAGGAACGTGAAAAGAAGGAGAAGGAGGCGCTAGAGAAGGCTGCCAAGGAGAAAGCCGCCAAGGAAAAAGCCGCTAAGGCTGCTGCTGGCGCCGCCGCTGCGGGCATTAATG GCAATGATGATTTGAATGATTCCAACAAGTCAGAGAAATCAGGCAAAGGACGT GGTGGTGGCCTCTTCTCGTCCGGTCGCAAGAGCAAGAGCAGCTCGCCGACAAAGGAGTCGAAGGATAAAGATAAGTCCGGCAAGGCGAAGGATGGCAAGAGTGGTGAGTTGGTATACGCTGACTTGGAACTGGCTGCGGCCAATAATCAAGCCAATGATGATAACAATCGTGCCTCACGTCAACCCGGCCACACTAGACCCTATGAATACTCAGATGGTACTGGCGAAACTAGCCCGACACGCAAATCATACATTCCCGGTGGTTTCCGTTACGATCAGGATCCGCAAAGCGGCAGGCAAGCCGGTCAAGATGGTGATGGACAATTGTCGCCAACGGCTGCACAAAAGAAGACCGCAATTGCCTTCAATTATGCGCCTGGTCATGATGATACGCTGAAGAAGACCGCAGAGAAATTGAAGAGCGGTCAGCTGTCGCCACGCACACGTGAAAAGATCAATAAGGGTCAGTTGTCGCCCACAACGCGCGCAAAACTACTTAAAGAAGCCAATCTGTCGCCGACAACACGTGCTAAATTGCAAGGTAGTGCCGTCGATGCGGCTGCCGCACCGCTAACTGATGCACAGAAACGTTCTTATTCACCTACCAAAGGTCAGTCGGCCGGTTATACTTCTGGTGCTCCGGGTAGTTATAAGCCGTTAGTGGATCCCACAGCGGCATTCCTTGAATCTGAACGTTATAACAGAGATCCGTCGGCTGGTGCCGGTGCTGCGGCTGGTAAAGCTGCTACCGATGGTAAGGGTGCTGCAGTTGCCGGCTCACCTACTGGTAAAGGCAGAGGAAGCACACCGGTTACGCCCACAAAAGCAGGTAGTGGTTTGGCTGCCGGCGCTGCGGCTGGTGGTGCTGCAGCAAAACCGAAGAAGAAGCGCGTTAAAATTATGGTAATCACATCTAAATTTGATCCCAACACCAAACGCATAGATGCTGAAAATGGTGTCATTGAACACTCCACGGGCATACTTGATCCTGAGACTGGCTTGATTGATAGTAAATATGGTCAGCTTGATCCGAAAAATGGCACTTTATTGGCTTTGAATACGAAGACGggcaaaaatgaaatttatcagGGTGATGTTGATCCCAAAACGGGCAATGTACACTTGGTTTCCGGCGTTGCTGATCCCAATACTGGACGTTTAGACGAGAGTTTGGGACAAATCATTTGTGTAACACCACAAGATAATCCAGTTGTGGAACTGATTGTTATCACAAGCCGTATTGATCCCGCCACGGGTAAGGTTGATACAGTTAACGGTGAAGTGGAACGCTCGTTGGGTGTACTCAATGTGGATTCGGGTCTACTTGATACTAAATATGGTGAAATAAATACCAGAACGGGTGAGCTAAAAGCGATTGATCCTAAGACTGGCAAAATTGTTGTaactaaaaatgtaaaagttGACCCATCCACTGGGCAGATAACGTTATTGGGCGTCACAGATCCGAAAACAGGTAAACTGGATAACACACAGGGACGCATTATTGAAGTCGGACAGCAAATTGATCCAATTGTGGAGGTTACCTCGCTGGCTGGCAAATACGATTCCAAAAAGAATATCATCGACCCAAAAACCGCACAAGTTGAAACTTCAGGTGGCCAATTCGATCCGAAGGCTGGCAAAATCGATACGAAATATGGACAAATTGATTTGGTTAAGCATACAATTACATTCACTGATCCCAAATCGGGCAAAACCGTTACACGTGATATCAAAATTGATCCAGCAACTGGACAAATTGTGCTTAAGAATCAAATCAATCCGAAGAATAACAAACCCGATAAAGATTATGCACGCATTATATCGTTGCGTATTGTACAGCAACGTGTTGATCCCAAAACGAAAGCGCCCATTGCACAAGTCAGCTCGGCGAAGGACAAAGAAATTATTGTCGATCCTAAATCGAATCAAATTTGGATGCCGACCGGTGCTAGCGATCCGAACACAAAAGAGTCACAATACATTTCCAGCAGCGTGGATCCGAAGACCGGCTATGTTATCACAATTTACGGTTATCTCGATCCGAAAACAAACGAAATcaagaaacaaaataaactcGATCCCAACACCACCAAAATCGAACCATCCTCAGGCAAAATTTATACAGCCACCGGCGATGTTGACAAAACTACTGGTGAACCACTCTATGCCACCACCCAAGTTGATCCGGAATCCGGCGATGTGTACACCAAAGTCGGACGTGTTGATCCCAAAACTGGCAAAATTGTTATTGTACGCGTACTGCTCATTTCCAAGACGGATGAGCGTGGTCGCCCTGAAGAAATCGATCCAGCGACATGTGAAATCGATCCGGTCTCTGGTCGAATTCTCAAGTTCTTCAATAAAACTGTTTATGTTTATACTATGATTGATCCAGTAACAGGTGAAATTGTACAGGTTGATCCAAATGATCCACGCTTTGCGGGCGCACGCACCACCGTCACACAGACTATGACACTAACAGGCGAAATTGATCCAGTAACTGGACGTATAAAGAGCGAATACGGTGACATCGATCCAAATACAGGCGATATCGATCCAGCCACAGCAGTACGTGATCCCGTCACAGGCAAACTAATTCTTAATTATGCACAAATCGATCCATCGCATTTCGGCAAGGAAGCTCAGGTCAGCACTACCACCGAGACTGTACCAATTACGCGCGAGCAGTTCTTCGAAGGCGTCAAACATATGGGCAAGAATGCGTTGCGACGCGATTCCGAGGCCAGTTCGGACGATGATATGACACAACAGTATGGCAGTGAGCATGTAAAGGATATGGTACTGAACAGTCCCAAAAATGCAGATGGTACAACAGTAACTACGACCACAACCAAACAAACAGGCAAATTCGGTACACCGACTGTGGTGAAAACGACCACAAAGCAAGTACTCACCAAGAACGATGACGGCGTGACGCACAATGTGGAGGAGGAGGTGCGCAATTTGGGTACCGGCGAGGTCACCTACTCAACGCAGGAACACAAG GCTGATGCCGATGTGAGCGGTGCTTATGTAACGGCCACCGCTGTAACCACGCGCACAGCCACAACCCACGAAGATCTGGGCAAGAAGGCCAAAACCGAACAACTCGAAGAGAAGACCGTGGCGACAACGCGCACCCATGACCCCAACAAGCAGGAACAGCGCGTCGTTACGCAGGAAGTAAAGACCACAGCCACAGTGACCAGCGGCGATCAG TTCCGAGACCGTGGAGACAGTATTTCATCGACTAGCTCTGGCGACTCGGGCACGCCCATCGATGGCCCATACGACGGGTCCAGTGTGGTGCGTACCGCCTACGAAAAG GGACATGGAAGCTACGCCGCTGTACCCGGTCCACATGTTGAACAAACCCGCGTCATTTTAGGTGAGGACACACCCGGCTACTCCGGACACGGCGAAATCGTTTCAACACAAACGCTCAGCAGCAAAACGCGAACTGTCGAAACTATTACC TATAAAACCGAACGTGATGGCATTGTGGAAACACGTGTTGAACAGAAGATCACCATACAATCCGATGGCGATCCAATTGATCATGACAAGGCATTGGCTGAAGCAATTCAG GAGGCGACAGCTATGAATCCAGACATGACAGTGGAGAAGattgaaatccaacaacaaacgCAGTAA
- the 41 gene encoding protein 4.1 homolog isoform X6 → MPAETKTATAGTEADTPTKSKKANTTGKAGLARVTLLDGSLLDVTIDRKAKGRDLINTICAGLNIVEKDYFGLTYDTPSDPRTWLDLDKPVSKFFRSDPWVLQFAVKFYPPEPSQLQEDITRYQLCLQVRNDILEGRLPCTFVTHALLGSYLVQSEMGDYDPKEMPDRRYLKDFKIAPNQTPELEDKVMDLHKTHKGQAPAEAELHYLENAKKLAMYGVDLHPAKDSEGVDIMLGVCASGLLVYRDKLRINRFAWPKILKISYKRHHFYIKIRPGDFEQFESTIGFKLASHQAAKKLWKSCVEHHTFFRLMTPEPPTKSSLFPRFGSKYRYSGRTLYESKRNPIDRTAPKFDRSLSGRRLTSRSMDALAMAEKEKDAQKRHTMGHPPEHIPDFESPRSRSPLKKDKKEKLKRESSTGTASASSQSSLEGDYSTHTGADVAAGESASAVAYLGKDQADAEKEAKLKKKQQEKEEKERKEREKKEKEALEKAAKEKAAKEKAAKAAAGAAAAGINGNDDLNDSNKSEKSGKGRVDPNDPRFAGARTTVTQTMTLTGEIDPVTGRIKSEYGDIDPNTGDIDPATAVRDPVTGKLILNYAQIDPSHFGKEAQVSTTTETVPITREQFFEGVKHMGKNALRRDSEASSDDDMTQQYGSEHVKDMVLNSPKNADGTTVTTTTTKQTGKFGTPTVVKTTTKQVLTKNDDGVTHNVEEEVRNLGTGEVTYSTQEHKADADVSGAYVTATAVTTRTATTHEDLGKKAKTEQLEEKTVATTRTHDPNKQEQRVVTQEVKTTATVTSGDQGHGSYAAVPGPHVEQTRVILGEDTPGYSGHGEIVSTQTLSSKTRTVETITYKTERDGIVETRVEQKITIQSDGDPIDHDKALAEAIQEATAMNPDMTVEKIEIQQQTQ, encoded by the exons ATGCCAGCGGAAACGAAAACTGCCACCGCTGGAACCGAGGCTGACACGCCTACCAAGAGCAAAAAAGCGAATACGACCGGAAAGGCGGGACTGGCGCGTGTCACGCTACTCGACGGCTCTCTACTTGATGTCACGATTGAT CGCAAAGCGAAAGGTCGCGATCTGATAAATACCATTTGTGCGGGCCTCAATATTGTGGAGAAGGACTATTTCGGTCTTACTTATGACACACCATCCGATCCACGCACTTGGTTGGATTTGGATAAGCCGGTTTCAAAGTTTTTCCGTTCTGATCCGTGGGTGCTGCAATTCGCTGTGAAATTTTACCCACCGGAACCATCACAGCTGCAAGAGGATATTACACGCTATCAGCTGTGTCTGCAAGTGCGCAATGACATACTCGAAGGTCGTTTGCCGTGTACATTCGTCACACATGCGCTGCTCGGCTCGTACCTGGTGCAATCGGAGATGGGCGACTATGATCCGAAGGAAATGCCAGATCGTCGCTATTTGAAGGACTTCAAAATAGCACCAAATCAAACGCCGGAATTGGAAGATAAGGTCATGGATTTGCACAAGACACATAA GGGTCAAGCACCGGCCGAGGCAGAACTACATTACTTAGAAAACGCCAAGAAGCTAGCCATGTACGGTGTTGATTTGCATCCAGCAAAGGATTCGGAGGGCGTTGACATTATGCTGGGTGTCTGTGCATCCGGTTTGCTGGTTTACCGCGACAA ACTACGTATCAATCGCTTCGCTTGGCCGAAGATTCTAAAGATTTCGTATAAGCGCCATCATTTCTACATCAAAATACGTCCCGGCGATTTTGAGCAATTCGAATCGACCATTGGTTTTAAATTGGCCAGTCATCAGGCTGCGAAGAAATTGTGGAAGTCGTGTGTGGAACATCACACATTCTTCCGGCTCATGACACCAGAGCCGCCGACCAAGTCATCACTGTTCCCACGTTTTGGCTCCAAGTACCGTTATTCCGGACGTACTTTGTACGAAAGCAAACGGAATCCAATCGATCGCACAGCACCGAAGTTCGATCGTAGCTTGTCGGGCCGACGTCTAACCTCGCGCAGCATGGATG CGCTCGCTATGGCCGAAAAGGAGAAGGATGCTCAGAAACGTCACACCATGGGACATCCACCAGAGCATATACCCGATTTTGAGTCGCCACGCAGTCGCAGTCCATTGAAAAAGGATAAAAAGGAGAAG TTAAAACGTGAATCGAGTACTGGTACAGCTTCCGCCTCTTCGCAGAGTTCACTCGAAGGTGATTATTCGACCCATACCGGTGCTGATGTGGCAGCCGGCGAGTCCGCCTCGGCCGTCGCCTATCTTGGCAAAGATCAg GCCGACGCCGAAAAGGAGGCCAAATTGAAGAAGAAACAACAAGAAAAGGAGGAGAAAGAACGCAAGGAACGTGAAAAGAAGGAGAAGGAGGCGCTAGAGAAGGCTGCCAAGGAGAAAGCCGCCAAGGAAAAAGCCGCTAAGGCTGCTGCTGGCGCCGCCGCTGCGGGCATTAATG GCAATGATGATTTGAATGATTCCAACAAGTCAGAGAAATCAGGCAAAGGACGT GTTGATCCAAATGATCCACGCTTTGCGGGCGCACGCACCACCGTCACACAGACTATGACACTAACAGGCGAAATTGATCCAGTAACTGGACGTATAAAGAGCGAATACGGTGACATCGATCCAAATACAGGCGATATCGATCCAGCCACAGCAGTACGTGATCCCGTCACAGGCAAACTAATTCTTAATTATGCACAAATCGATCCATCGCATTTCGGCAAGGAAGCTCAGGTCAGCACTACCACCGAGACTGTACCAATTACGCGCGAGCAGTTCTTCGAAGGCGTCAAACATATGGGCAAGAATGCGTTGCGACGCGATTCCGAGGCCAGTTCGGACGATGATATGACACAACAGTATGGCAGTGAGCATGTAAAGGATATGGTACTGAACAGTCCCAAAAATGCAGATGGTACAACAGTAACTACGACCACAACCAAACAAACAGGCAAATTCGGTACACCGACTGTGGTGAAAACGACCACAAAGCAAGTACTCACCAAGAACGATGACGGCGTGACGCACAATGTGGAGGAGGAGGTGCGCAATTTGGGTACCGGCGAGGTCACCTACTCAACGCAGGAACACAAG GCTGATGCCGATGTGAGCGGTGCTTATGTAACGGCCACCGCTGTAACCACGCGCACAGCCACAACCCACGAAGATCTGGGCAAGAAGGCCAAAACCGAACAACTCGAAGAGAAGACCGTGGCGACAACGCGCACCCATGACCCCAACAAGCAGGAACAGCGCGTCGTTACGCAGGAAGTAAAGACCACAGCCACAGTGACCAGCGGCGATCAG GGACATGGAAGCTACGCCGCTGTACCCGGTCCACATGTTGAACAAACCCGCGTCATTTTAGGTGAGGACACACCCGGCTACTCCGGACACGGCGAAATCGTTTCAACACAAACGCTCAGCAGCAAAACGCGAACTGTCGAAACTATTACC TATAAAACCGAACGTGATGGCATTGTGGAAACACGTGTTGAACAGAAGATCACCATACAATCCGATGGCGATCCAATTGATCATGACAAGGCATTGGCTGAAGCAATTCAG GAGGCGACAGCTATGAATCCAGACATGACAGTGGAGAAGattgaaatccaacaacaaacgCAGTAA